One stretch of Lucilia cuprina isolate Lc7/37 chromosome 6, ASM2204524v1, whole genome shotgun sequence DNA includes these proteins:
- the LOC111678189 gene encoding angiotensin-converting enzyme-like, with the protein MATLLKLLTLFMGLIAFAQAQTFYNQTEPMYWNESSAQQLLLEINDMYWKSATAYRKFADDTLSPEILMREKLRPYYQTMEKFDWKNFRNPLIKRQFEVILRGAKYPPLNYEFKKATHILKTMSRKRYVCDKKRPRMCQLPFIHQIKTIFTNSDNLEEIQYYWKEWRNKMPQEIKDAFHYYIEYYQNISTPEMPASAIWYDQYDDPKFIDELEGLMDVIRPFYRELHAHLRHVLKVRYGDHVIPQSGLIPHHLMEQAMYQAWKKGSVLRNPFPQRKLPNLQMEIDGAGYYPYDLVNMSAGYFTTLGFDNMTEDFMMNHFIEMEPGEGGPDCKSRIFTYGEVELNYCPKVYYKKLLQTHGDVAQIQYALMKNNLRVGLNQEACPGFGNAIGEAIILSVSTPQHLQQCLGLLQDYNYDDILNLNRLYRLAVHTVLSIPTYFVHEKLWTDIIDKKVRPEHINCHYWNLMEKYMGVQRPVETNADAYDMPYKFYEGIIEQFSSTKKLFGEFLGYQIYRGICLKIGEYQIGNAYKTLHNCDFDNSKHAGIIFKEMMKAGSSKPWRELIKDLTIQQLTKLSATPFMEYFEPLHTWIADDNLDKNLHVGWMTTDQCRKVNAPNHSADFTEKFY; encoded by the exons atggcCACACTATTAAAg CTTTTGACCCTCTTCATGGGGTTGATTGCTTTTGCCCAGGCTCAAACATTCTATAATCAAACCGAACCGATGTATTGGAATGAGTCTAGTGCCCAGCAGCTGTTGTTAGAAATCAATGACATGTATTGGAAGAGTGCTACGGCATATCGTAAATTTGCCGATGACACTTTATCGCCCGAAATATTAATGCGTGAAAAATTGCGTCCCTATTATCAGACCATGGAAAAATTCGATTGGAAAAACTTTCGAAATCCCTTAATCAAAAGACAGTTTGAGGTCATATTAAGAGGAGCAAAATATCCCCCCCTTAATTATGAGTTCAAAAAAGCTACACACATCTTGAAAACTATGTCAAGAAAACGATACGTATGCGATAAGAAAAGACCACGCATGTGTCAATTGCCCTTTATACatcaaattaaaactattttcacCAATAGTGACAATTTAGAGGAAATCCAATATTATTGGAAAGAATGGCGCAATAAAATGCCTCAAGAGATTAAAGATGCCTTCCACTACTATATTGAATACTATCAGAATATATCGACTCCCGAAATGCCCGCCTCTGCCATTTGGTATGATCAATATGATGATCCTAAATTCATCGATGAGCTAGAGGGTTTAATGGATGTTATAAGACCTTTCTATCGTGAGTTGCATGCTCATTTGCGTCATGTCTTAAAAGTGCGTTATGGTGATCATGTTATACCACAAAGTGGTCTTATACCTCATCATCTTATGGAACAGGCCATGTATCAGGCTTGGAAAAAGGGCTCCGTTTTGCGTAATCCTTTCCCTCAGCGTAAATTGCCCAATTTGCAAATGGAAATCGATGGCGCTGGTTACTATCCCTACGATCTTGTTAATATGAGTGCTGGATATTTTACAACTTTAGGTTTTGATAATATGACCGA AGATTTTATGATGAATCATTTCATTGAAATGGAACCCGGTGAGGGTGGTCCCGATTGTAAATCACGAATTTTTACTTACGGTGAAGTTGAACTCAACTATTGTCCCAAAGTGTATTACAAAAAACTATTGCAAACCCATGGCGATGTCGCTCAAATACAATACGCTTTAATGAAGAACAATTTGCGTGTGGGTTTGAATCAAGAAGCTTGTCCTGGTTTTGGCAATGCCATTGGTGAGGCCATTATTTTGTCGGTATCGACACCACAACATTTGCAACAGTGCCTGGGCTTATTGCAAGATTATAATTATGATGATATTTTGAATCTAAATAGACTGTATCGTTTg GCCGTTCATACTGTGTTGTCCATACCCACATATTTTGTGCACGAAAAGCTATGGACAGATATTATAGACAAGAAGGTAAGACCCGAGCATATTAACTGTCATTATTGGAATCTTATGGAGAAATATATGGGTGTCCAGAGACCCGTAGAAACTAATGCCGATGCTTATGATATGCCCTATAAATTCTATGAGGGCATTATTGAACAATTTAGCAGCACGAA aaaattgttTGGTGAGTTTTTGGGTTATCAAATCTATAGAGGTATCTGCTTGAAAATCGGTGAATATCAAATAGGTAATGCATATAAAACTTTACACAATTGTGATTTTGACAATAGCAAACATGCTGGTATTATATTCAA gGAAATGATGAAGGCTGGTTCCAGTAAACCCTGGCGTGAGCTAATTAAAGATCTTACCATACAACAATTAACGAAACTATCAGCCACTCCTTTTATGGAATACTTTGAACCGTTACACACTTGGATTGCCGACGataatttagataaaaatttacatgttgGCTGGATGACAACAGATC AATGCCGAAAAGTTAACGCCCCAAATCATTCAGCCGATTTTACAGAAAAGTTctactaa
- the LOC124420701 gene encoding uncharacterized protein LOC124420701: MKSIFFKVTFVIFSLALCQSIPSTTANQKLNSSISISNTTNIKNASLATVTISTTNATTNTTDKYLHSSVYEAHATKALNTAIKRMQSIYNRKRELFYSLTQGRGYSVNQAPIKQEIDRDYHNLVYELAGNLSVIPVQQLKNSTLRRQVQRLSKLQLYGLGRRDFEQAKELLHTMQTFITSRLVCVQQDCSQQWAMVPTIIGHIVRTRNYMDLEFQWIKWRQALSERDLGKSTFIDFVRLLRIAATYNGEYDVIASSKRKQKLLQEINAKRKRGF; encoded by the exons ATGAAATCCATCTTCTTTAAAGTAACG tttgttatttttagctTGGCCCTTTGCCAAAGCATACCCTCCACCACCGCCAACCAAAAACTCAACTCATCCATCTCCATCAGCAATACAACCAACATTAAGAATGCATCACTAGCAACAGTAACAATATCCACGACAAATGCTACAACAAATACCACTGACAAATACCTTCATTCCTCCGTTTATGAAGCTCATGCTACAAAGGCATTGAATACGGCCATTAAGCGCATGCAATCGATTTACAATCGCAAACGTgaactcttctatagtctaacGCAGGGCAGAGGATATAGCGTTAATCAAGCGCCCATCAAACAGGAAATAGACAGAGACTATCATAACCTGGTGTACGAATTGGCAGGTAATCTCAGCGTTATACCAGtgcaacaattaaaaaattcaacacTACGACGTCAGGTGCAACGTCTGTCGAAGCTGCAACTATATGGCCTGGGTAGACGAGACTTTGAACAGGCCAAGGAGTTGTTGCACACCATGCAAACATTTATAACATCACGTTTGGTGTGTGTGCAACAGGATTGCAGTCAGCAGTGGGCCATGGTGCCAACAATAATTGGACACATTGTGCGTACAAGAAACTATATGGATTTGGAATTTCAATGGATTAAATGGCGACAGGCATTGTCTGAACGTGATTTGGGCAAATCAACATTTATCGATTTTGTGCGATTGCTGCGTATTGCCGCCACCTATAACGGTGAGTATGATGTGATTGCTTcaagtaaaagaaaacaaaaactactgcaAGAAATTAATGCAAAACGTAAAAGGGGTTTTTAA